Proteins from a single region of Chengkuizengella sediminis:
- a CDS encoding MBL fold metallo-hydrolase — MKVTTGIEMFEIERKDFLGQDVIIHPTVIRDKEMAVLIDTGFPGQKDIFLEEFEKASVPFDLLKKIIITHHHFDHTGSLPSILEVSHHNIQVLSNELEKPYIQGEKDLLTDELLAQMESWPEQWRNDFKSELSNPPKTNVHKIVTDGEELPYCGGIIVINTPGHSIGHISLYHKQSKTLIAADAMVIQDGVLELNQQSMDIELSQKSLSKFTQYDIETVICYHGGLINDNVNERIAKLVLS; from the coding sequence ATGAAGGTAACTACAGGAATTGAAATGTTCGAGATCGAAAGAAAAGACTTTTTGGGGCAGGATGTGATAATACATCCTACAGTGATTAGGGATAAAGAAATGGCTGTATTGATAGACACTGGTTTCCCAGGTCAAAAAGATATTTTTCTTGAAGAATTTGAAAAAGCATCTGTACCTTTTGACCTTCTAAAAAAGATCATCATTACTCATCATCATTTCGACCATACAGGAAGTTTACCTAGTATTTTAGAGGTGTCGCATCATAATATTCAAGTTTTATCAAATGAATTAGAAAAACCATATATTCAGGGAGAAAAAGATCTGTTAACAGATGAATTGCTGGCTCAAATGGAATCTTGGCCAGAACAATGGCGTAATGACTTTAAATCAGAATTATCCAATCCACCAAAAACTAATGTTCACAAAATAGTGACAGATGGTGAAGAGTTACCTTATTGTGGAGGAATCATTGTCATCAATACACCAGGTCATAGCATAGGACATATTAGCTTGTATCATAAACAAAGTAAGACTCTTATTGCTGCAGATGCAATGGTTATTCAAGATGGTGTGTTAGAACTAAACCAGCAATCTATGGATATTGAATTATCTCAAAAATCATTGAGCAAGTTCACACAATATGATATTGAAACTGTTATTTGTTATCACGGTGGTTTAATTAATGACAATGTAAATGAACGTATCGCTAAATTGGTCCTTTCTTAA
- a CDS encoding helix-turn-helix domain-containing protein, with protein MNMLQSMNECIDYIEKNMNQKIELSVLASKSLSSKFHFQRMFHMLTGYTVAEYIRKRRLTLAAQELTDTKTKVINVALKYGYETPESFSKAFRRVHGISPSQVRESDVSLVAFPRITFHISLKGEKEMNYKIMKKDSIKVIGKGIKVPMVKEKSREHILKFREEMRQESVDKHILSITGQMDLLGVIMDIDHEKEEFTYFIGAMICDKEDLENYEQKEISSASWAVFESIGAMPDAVSKVWDRVYSEWFPSTGYEQLAGVPEIELIPPGDDTNPNYRCEIWIPIKKK; from the coding sequence ATGAATATGCTTCAAAGTATGAATGAATGTATTGATTATATTGAAAAGAACATGAATCAAAAAATAGAACTATCTGTATTAGCAAGTAAGTCACTCAGTTCTAAGTTTCACTTTCAAAGAATGTTTCATATGTTAACAGGTTATACAGTAGCTGAATATATACGAAAACGGAGGCTGACATTAGCCGCCCAAGAACTGACAGATACGAAAACTAAAGTGATCAATGTTGCTTTAAAGTATGGGTATGAAACACCAGAGTCATTCTCAAAAGCTTTCCGGAGAGTGCATGGCATTTCCCCTTCACAAGTAAGGGAATCAGACGTTTCATTAGTCGCCTTTCCACGAATCACATTTCATATTTCTTTAAAAGGAGAAAAGGAAATGAATTATAAAATTATGAAGAAAGACAGTATTAAAGTCATAGGAAAAGGAATAAAAGTGCCAATGGTGAAAGAGAAGTCTAGAGAACATATTTTAAAATTTAGAGAGGAGATGCGACAAGAAAGTGTAGATAAACATATTCTTTCTATTACAGGACAAATGGATCTACTAGGTGTAATTATGGACATAGATCATGAAAAAGAAGAATTCACTTACTTTATTGGTGCAATGATCTGTGATAAAGAGGATTTGGAAAATTATGAACAAAAAGAGATTTCTTCTGCTTCATGGGCTGTTTTTGAATCCATTGGTGCGATGCCAGATGCAGTTTCAAAAGTATGGGATCGCGTCTATTCAGAGTGGTTTCCTTCAACTGGATATGAGCAACTCGCAGGAGTACCTGAAATCGAGTTGATTCCTCCAGGTGATGATACAAACCCAAATTATCGATGTGAAATTTGGATTCCAATAAAAAAGAAATAA
- a CDS encoding MFS transporter: MLKNNKEYKKLFYAQTTSTIGDWFSTIALLTFVYGITESPLMVSLTLISKGVPQLLFSPFAGVYVDRSNRKKILIITDLIRAIIVLGLLFAESFIYLVFIVNALMAICSTLFNPARQSIIPRMVSKEELPVANSLSSSMQAISAILGSSVGGIVLGFLSPNIAFVLNSMTFIISAVFIQFTEIPQAEKKQKTTKTSFLKDMIVGYKFIIQTPIILGLILVGMSWGIVGGVYQILLTIYGSDVYQLGDNGIGILYAIQGLGVLIGSVFVAKYISSDTEKMKKYFGWSYLLQGIFFILFVLSVNIFIGLIFLLLMRVAGGIIIPLDSTLIQNYSPDEQIGKVFTLHYAVYGSLFQLSMFLTGILLDYYSPQVIGVAFGMICVLTSSIWLVLLYRNKLGVSVVES; this comes from the coding sequence ATGCTTAAAAACAATAAAGAATATAAAAAACTATTTTATGCTCAAACGACGAGTACAATTGGTGATTGGTTTAGTACCATAGCTTTATTAACTTTTGTTTATGGGATTACAGAGTCACCCTTAATGGTAAGTTTAACACTCATTAGCAAAGGGGTTCCTCAATTATTGTTTAGTCCGTTTGCTGGTGTTTACGTTGATAGAAGTAATCGAAAAAAGATTTTAATCATTACGGATTTGATTAGAGCTATCATTGTATTAGGCCTTCTTTTTGCTGAAAGTTTTATATATTTGGTTTTTATTGTGAATGCTTTAATGGCGATATGTTCTACATTATTTAATCCAGCAAGACAAAGTATAATCCCCAGGATGGTTAGTAAAGAAGAATTGCCTGTAGCCAATTCATTGTCAAGTTCTATGCAGGCAATCTCTGCTATTCTTGGTTCTAGCGTAGGAGGAATTGTATTAGGTTTTCTAAGTCCTAATATCGCTTTTGTATTAAATAGCATGACTTTTATTATTTCAGCTGTATTTATACAATTTACTGAAATCCCTCAAGCAGAGAAAAAACAAAAAACAACTAAAACTAGCTTCCTTAAAGATATGATAGTTGGTTATAAATTTATCATTCAGACTCCTATTATTTTAGGTTTGATTTTAGTAGGTATGTCTTGGGGGATTGTAGGTGGAGTTTATCAAATTCTGCTCACAATTTATGGTTCTGATGTATATCAATTAGGTGATAATGGAATCGGTATCTTATATGCAATACAAGGATTAGGGGTGTTAATTGGGAGTGTTTTTGTAGCTAAGTATATATCATCAGATACAGAGAAGATGAAAAAATATTTTGGATGGTCTTATTTATTACAAGGCATATTTTTTATTTTGTTTGTTCTTTCTGTAAATATTTTTATTGGACTTATATTTCTTTTATTGATGCGAGTAGCAGGAGGGATTATAATCCCATTAGACTCAACTCTAATTCAGAATTATTCACCTGATGAACAGATAGGGAAAGTTTTTACATTGCATTATGCGGTTTATGGATCATTATTTCAATTATCTATGTTTTTAACAGGGATTTTACTAGACTATTATTCTCCCCAAGTCATAGGTGTAGCTTTTGGGATGATTTGTGTACTTACAAGTAGTATTTGGCTTGTTCTTTTATATCGT
- a CDS encoding (Fe-S)-binding protein, with product MGPLTIIQLCAFLLLTGYVFYLFYHIMYSRYSFIKLGKQESLEPEYKQRFKQIAVNMFGHKTLLKDKKSGLMHLVMFYGFILIQFGAIDLVGKGLVPGWHLPLGSFYPIFVFIQEITVLLVLLATGYAFYRRYVEKLARLKRGWKAGIVILLLSSLMLSIILAGGLEMIWKGHEASALQPISSLFLLAFSWMGSSIAGVLFYVFWWIHLLILYTFLIYVPQSKHAHLFFAPINVFIRKLGVPGKLKKIDLEDENAESFGAGKIEDFTQNQLVDLYACVECGRCTSVCPAASTGKMLSPMHLITNMRDHLTNKGAAITSRTPWMPAFAFGGTTANELAASTETELDTPLVGEVVTEQELWACTSCRNCEEVCPVANEHVDKIMDMRRYLVLTEGSLPAEAARALNNIERQGNPWGLNRLDRKNWIDQLDDQNNVLEVQETESFEYLFYVGSMGSYDKRCQKISEAFVNIMNKAGITFAVLGNEEKNSGDTARRLGNEYLYQMLVEENVELFKNHNVKKIVTIDPHAFHTFKNEYQDFGLPEDVEVYHHSQLISKWIEEGRIQPNKSMMDKITYHDPCYLGRHNNEYEAPRQALSSIPGVELVEMERSGSNSMCCGAGGGMMWMEETEGTRVNNERTEQALQTKPDLIATGCPYCLTMVDDGLKAKDEERVQAKDIAEIISESLVG from the coding sequence ATGGGTCCATTAACTATAATTCAGCTTTGTGCATTTTTATTGCTCACTGGATATGTTTTCTATTTGTTTTATCACATCATGTATAGTCGATATTCATTTATTAAATTAGGAAAACAAGAGTCATTAGAGCCTGAATATAAACAAAGGTTCAAACAGATTGCAGTAAATATGTTTGGTCATAAAACGTTATTAAAGGATAAAAAAAGTGGTTTGATGCATTTGGTTATGTTTTACGGATTTATCCTGATACAATTTGGTGCAATTGATTTGGTTGGTAAAGGATTAGTACCAGGCTGGCATTTGCCATTAGGCTCATTTTATCCAATCTTTGTATTTATTCAGGAAATTACAGTTCTACTTGTATTATTAGCTACTGGTTACGCTTTTTACCGTCGATATGTTGAAAAGTTAGCTCGTTTAAAACGAGGCTGGAAAGCAGGTATCGTAATCTTATTGCTTTCAAGTTTAATGCTTTCTATCATATTGGCAGGAGGCTTGGAAATGATATGGAAAGGGCATGAAGCGAGTGCTCTTCAACCCATTAGTTCCCTATTTTTATTGGCATTTTCTTGGATGGGAAGCAGTATTGCTGGGGTATTGTTTTATGTTTTTTGGTGGATTCATTTATTGATTTTATACACATTTTTAATTTATGTACCGCAGTCTAAACATGCTCATTTGTTTTTTGCACCTATTAATGTCTTTATTAGAAAACTAGGTGTACCAGGCAAATTGAAAAAAATTGATTTAGAAGATGAAAATGCAGAATCTTTTGGTGCTGGAAAAATCGAAGATTTCACGCAAAATCAACTTGTAGACTTGTATGCGTGTGTAGAATGTGGTCGTTGTACAAGTGTTTGTCCAGCTGCGTCAACCGGAAAGATGTTATCTCCGATGCATTTAATTACTAATATGAGAGATCATCTAACCAACAAGGGGGCAGCAATTACATCCCGTACACCTTGGATGCCTGCTTTTGCATTTGGAGGAACAACAGCCAATGAGCTAGCAGCTTCTACTGAAACTGAACTAGATACACCTTTAGTAGGTGAAGTTGTTACGGAACAAGAGCTTTGGGCTTGTACTTCTTGCCGAAATTGTGAGGAAGTATGTCCTGTTGCCAATGAACATGTAGATAAAATTATGGATATGCGTCGTTATTTAGTATTAACGGAAGGAAGCCTGCCTGCGGAAGCGGCTCGTGCATTAAACAATATCGAAAGACAGGGGAATCCTTGGGGACTTAACCGTTTAGATCGTAAAAATTGGATAGATCAATTGGATGATCAAAATAACGTGTTAGAAGTACAAGAAACTGAGTCTTTTGAATATTTATTTTATGTAGGTTCAATGGGTTCATACGATAAACGTTGTCAAAAAATTTCTGAAGCCTTTGTTAATATTATGAATAAAGCAGGCATCACCTTTGCAGTTCTTGGAAATGAAGAGAAGAACTCGGGAGATACTGCTAGACGTTTAGGAAATGAATATTTATATCAAATGCTTGTAGAAGAAAACGTAGAATTATTTAAAAATCATAACGTCAAAAAAATAGTCACAATTGATCCCCATGCGTTCCATACGTTTAAAAACGAGTATCAAGATTTTGGTTTACCTGAGGATGTTGAAGTATATCATCATTCACAACTCATTTCAAAATGGATAGAAGAAGGTAGAATTCAACCTAATAAGTCCATGATGGATAAAATCACTTATCATGACCCTTGTTATTTAGGACGTCATAACAATGAATATGAGGCTCCACGTCAAGCTTTATCCTCTATACCTGGAGTAGAACTTGTAGAAATGGAACGTTCAGGAAGCAACAGCATGTGTTGTGGTGCTGGTGGTGGAATGATGTGGATGGAAGAAACAGAAGGAACAAGGGTGAATAATGAAAGGACAGAACAGGCATTACAAACAAAACCTGATCTGATTGCAACAGGTTGCCCGTATTGTCTTACCATGGTTGACGATGGATTAAAAGCGAAAGATGAAGAGAGAGTCCAAGCGAAGGATATCGCTGAGATTATCTCTGAGAGCTTAGTGGGTTAA